One genomic region from Salvia hispanica cultivar TCC Black 2014 chromosome 2, UniMelb_Shisp_WGS_1.0, whole genome shotgun sequence encodes:
- the LOC125203313 gene encoding putative late blight resistance protein homolog R1A-3 — MAAYAALVSLMQILDQIEHHPSPPISMDKKQVESLTEIVMFLQEFLEGYKSPYADGDEADPLEMRIADAVYAAEDVIESHIVDRIRPPVLVLYEALRDVIEDMDSVVAGNEGMLLRQVSHIWISEEDLYEIMQNMRRGIQLIEKRVKKHMDLIFTLKYHLQRQVSDSADLYKIVMKVIQHMDFIKNEVMEIFAFKDQLQRQVLAYADEKTYEVYHKTAVVDFIEDVDLLKNEVMEIFAFKDQLPKQVLPSANSSIYANMDLDLIKKHMMEIIAIKDQLEIQVSASSDSSTYANFHESLQKVIQGMDLIKKDVMKVVALKDHTQVYGGSSTSSFSRLNNTTMVGFDDVMIQLMEKLVYGEQSRQVIPIVGMGGIGKTTLAEYVYAHPSIGDHFDICAWVTISQQFSLKELLGEILSQANKQRLSEMREDEIGLSLHKCLSHRRYLIVLDDMWSIEAWEKMQLYFPDNGNGSRIMVTTRLSNLGSQLNNNYSLEMEFMNEESSWNMFSKIVFEGESCPLELEKIGKKIVENCRGLPLSIVVVGGLLEKLKPTKKYWESIRRSVNSLVNSEDGMHCLKILKLSYNHLPVYLKPCFLYLGMFEEDSKIRVSTLIKLWVSEGFVKPVNGKSLETIVKEYLDELVARNLILVHEFGRTGSMKYLKIHDLLRDLCLREAVKERFYHVVGQHNPLGTSIQRRVVIPRNTSKKEVLDAMSSTPHVRSYISEYERVQLLPNLRLLRTLRAYDQFSHTKEHSYSLRELFKLVNLRYLAVFHKDGSQLPSSINLLWSLQTLILHSLSIKNALVEIWNMSQLRHVDFYVDEWLNDGGLHLPDPPSDKIVIMENLQTLIGVSNFKCDEMMVRSIPNIKKLGLSFPIPEGIESGDDYCLHNIERLPKLESLSCKGEGRSGLLQKLTFPDSLKSLTLGTYINRIEDILKKASALPLLQKLKLRGGDFTAGKWETVEGQFPSLKYLELSLCSGLKWWMTESSHFPCLEHISLSWVSLKEFPAELGEIPTLKSVRMCRCSGESVISAKRMVEEQEELQGEEELSFKVSVILSSTTTSSF, encoded by the coding sequence aTGGCGGCTTATGCAGCTCTGGTTTCTCTTATGCAGATTTTGGATCAGATCGAGCATCATCCTTCGCCTCCGATTTCTATGGACAAGAAACAAGTTGAATCTCTCACTGAAATTGTTATGTTTTTGCAGGAATTTCTCGAAGGTTACAAGTCTCCTTATGCTGATGGCGATGAAGCAGATCCGTTGGAGATGCGCATTGCTGATGCGGTTTATGCGGCTGAAGATGTCATCGAATCTCACATTGTGGATCGAATTCGTCCACCTGTCTTAGTCTTGTACGAGGCTTTGAGGGACGTGATAGAAGACATGGATTCGGTCGTTGCAGGCAATGAAGGTATGCTGCTGAGACAAGTCTCACATATCTGGATATCTGAAGAAGACTTGTATGAGATTATGCAGAATATGAGACGAGGCATTCAACTGATAGAAAAAAGGGTGAAAAAACACATGGATCTGATCTTCACTCTCAAATATCATCTGCAGAGACAAGTCTCAGATTCTGCAGACTTGTATAAGATTGTGATGAAAGTGATACAACACATGGATTTCATCAAGAATGAAGTGATGGAGATTTTTGCATTCAAAGATCAACTGCAGAGACAAGTCTTGGCATATGCTGATGAAAAAACGTATGAAGTTTATCACAAGACTGCCGTGGTGGATTTCATAGAAGACGTGGATTTGCTTAAGAATGAAGTGATGGAGATTTTTGCATTCAAAGATCAGTTGCCGAAACAAGTCTTGCCATCTGCTAATTCCTCCATATATGCAAACatggatttggatttgatcAAGAAACACATGATGGAGATCATTGCAATCAAAGATCAGCTAGAGATACAAGTCTCAGCCTCTTCTGATTCCTCAACATATGCAAACTTTCATGAGAGTTTGCAGAAGGTGATACAAGGCATGGATTTAATCAAGAAAGATGTGATGAAGGTCGTTGCACTCAAAGATCATACGCAAGTCTATGGAGGTTCCTCAACATCTTCTTTCTCTAGGCTGAACAACACAACCATGGTGGGGTTTGATGATGTCATGATTCAACTCATGGAGAAGCTCGTTTATGGAGAACAGAGTCGCCAAGTCATCCCAATTGTTGGGATGGGAGGAATTGGTAAGACCACTCTTGCCGAATATGTTTATGCACATCCATCTATAGGTGACCATTTTGATATCTGTGCTTGGGTTACCATTTCTCAACAATTTAGCTTAAAAGAACTTCTTGGTGAAATTCTTTCTCAAGCTAATAAACAAAGGTTGAGTGAAATGAGAGAAGATGAAATAGGACTATCACTCCACAAATGTTTATCACATAGAAGGTATCTAATAGTGTTGGATGATATGTGGAGTATTGAGGCATGGGAAAAGATGCAACTCTATTTTCCTGACAATGGTAATGGTAGTCGGATAATGGTGACAACTAGGCTATCAAATTTGGGTTCCCAATTGAATAACAATTATAGCCTTGAAATGGAATTTATGAATGAAGAAAGTAGTTGGAACATGTTCAGCAAAATTGTGTTTGAGGGGGAAAGTTGTCCTTTAGAATTGGAGAAAATTGGAAAGAAGATTGTGGAGAATTGCAGAGGACTTCCATTATCAATTGTTGTGGTGGGAGGTCTTTTGGAAAAACtgaaaccaacaaaaaaatattgggaATCGATTAGGAGAAGCGTAAATTCACTAGTGAATTCAGAGGATGGTATGCATTGCTTGAAAATACTGAAGTTGAGCTACAACCATTTGCCAGTTTATCTTAAGCCGTGCTTTCTATATCTCGGAATGTTTGAGGAGGATAGTAAGATTCGAGTCTCAACACTCATCAAGCTATGGGTTTCTGAAGGATTTGTGAAACCAGTAAATGGCAAAAGTTTGGAAACAATAGTTAAAGAGTACTTAGATGAACTGGTTGCTAGAAATCTAATTCTTGTTCACGAGTTCGGGAGAACTGGAAGCATGAAGTACTTGAAAATCCATGATTTGTTGAGAGACCTTTGCTTGAGAGAAGCTGTAAAGGAGAGGTTTTATCATGTGGTCGGGCAACATAATCCTCTAGGCACATCTATCCAACGCCGTGTAGTTATTCCGAGAAACACTTCAAAGAAGGAAGTCCTTGATGCCATGAGTTCTACACCACATGTGCGTTCCTATATAAGTGAATATGAAAGAGTTCAATTGTTGCCCAATTTAAGATTGTTGAGGACATTGCGAGCATACGACCAATTTTCTCATACAAAAGAACATTCGTATTCCCTGAGAGAATTGTTCAAGTTGGTTAATTTGAGGTATCTTGCTGTTTTTCATAAAGACGGTTCCCAACTTCCTTCTTCAATCAATCTCCTCTGGAGTCTTCAgacattaattcttcattcaCTATCAATCAAGAATGCACTGGTTGAAATTTGGAACATGTCTCAACTTAGGCATGTCGATTTCTATGTTGATGAGTGGCTCAACGATGGAGGATTGCATCTCCCAGATCCTCCGAGTGACAAGATTGTGATCATGGAGAATCTACAAACCCTCATAGGAGTAAGTAATTTCAAGTGTGATGAGATGATGGTTCGTAGCATtcccaatataaaaaaattgggacTATCTTTCCCCATACCTGAGGGAATTGAGTCTGGTGATGACTATTGTCTCCACAACATCGAACGTCTGCCAAAGCTTGAATCTCTCAGCTGCAAAGGCGAAGGTAGGAGTGGTTTGTTGCAAAAGCTTACCTTTCCAGACTCTCTTAAGAGTCTGACTCTTGGGACgtatataaatagaattgaaGACATATTGAAAAAGGCAAGTGCATTACCCCTTCTTCAAAAGCTCAAGTTGAGGGGTGGAGATTTCACAGCAGGCAAATGGGAAACAGTGGAAGGCCAGTTCCCCAGtctcaaatatttggaacTTAGCTTGTGCAGTGGCTTGAAATGGTGGATGACGGAGAGCTCTCACTTCCCATGCCTCGAGCACATTAGTCTTTCCTGGGTATCTTTGAAGGAGTTCCCTGCAGAACTTGGTGAAATTCCGACACTGAAATCCGTGAGAATGTGTCGTTGCAGTGGAGAATCAGTGATAAGTGCGAAGAGAATGGTCGAGGAACAAGAGGAATTacaaggagaagaagaattaTCTTTTAAAGTTTCCGTTATCCTCAGCAGTACGACAACGTCGAGTTTCTGA